In one Echinicola marina genomic region, the following are encoded:
- the rpsO gene encoding 30S ribosomal protein S15, translating to MYLTSEKKSELFQNHGRLKSDKDTGSPESQIALFTYRIKHLTDHLKTNKKDHSSRLGLLKLVGKRRALLNYLYKNDISRYRAVLADLGLRK from the coding sequence ATGTATTTAACATCAGAGAAAAAATCAGAGTTGTTTCAAAATCATGGTAGGTTAAAGTCTGACAAAGATACAGGATCTCCTGAGTCTCAGATCGCTTTGTTCACATACAGAATCAAGCACTTAACTGACCACTTGAAGACAAACAAAAAAGATCACTCATCAAGATTGGGTCTTTTGAAATTGGTAGGTAAGCGAAGAGCTCTTTTGAACTATCTTTACAAAAATGATATTTCAAGATACAGAGCTGTATTAGCAGACTTAGGACTACGTAAATAA
- a CDS encoding LptF/LptG family permease, with amino-acid sequence MKKLDKLILGSFIGPFLLTFIVVDFILLTVNMLKYFDEIFGKGLGFGVYMELIAYFVVSISPMALPLAVLLSSLMTFGNLGEHFELTAIKSSGISLVRALMPIGVFVFFLTIAAFFSNNYLVPKVNLKTFSLLYDIRMKSPALDIKEGVFYNGIPNYSIKVNKKLDDIRLQDVIIYDHSSGQGNLSVIMADSGRMEPYFNDRYMKLTLFQGNSYNEDKSQRGIRGKPVPFTRTKFDKNEIVFSLDAFEMDRTPENLWSSNRSIKNIREIKMDVDSMSNQLVNYQYYNYAQLKSAYSFFSKQRDIQIPEDLKRKKAKIDSLKDIEFKRKMAREEELAGMNNVTRYVEEEENNEAVKDIESQAKIDSGKNVTIASNEIEKPISVTKDSLSKGSVNGLANTTNTNKLTEQQEAEADTVAFNRARKLMADKKKDEEDAKTAYLNFSERQVAKIDSVLENGHYKSRAATMSLQSARTIRNNFSSNMANVDGLAREKRRFEIAWYQKYTQAFACMVMFMIGAPLGAIIKKGGLGMPVLLSIIFFILFYMLNLTGEKWAKEGMADPLFGSWFANIALIPAGIFFLRQARKDARLFEADAYYAAFQKIKERFKLNRRKKL; translated from the coding sequence ATGAAAAAATTAGATAAATTAATTCTAGGGTCCTTTATTGGGCCATTTTTATTGACTTTCATTGTTGTAGACTTTATTCTACTGACTGTAAACATGCTCAAATATTTCGATGAGATATTTGGTAAGGGTTTAGGGTTTGGTGTCTATATGGAGTTGATTGCGTATTTTGTAGTGTCGATTTCTCCCATGGCATTACCATTGGCTGTATTGCTTTCATCGTTGATGACTTTTGGTAATTTAGGGGAACATTTTGAATTGACAGCCATCAAAAGCAGTGGCATATCTTTGGTGAGGGCTTTGATGCCTATCGGTGTTTTTGTTTTTTTTCTGACCATCGCTGCGTTTTTCTCTAACAACTATTTGGTCCCCAAGGTGAATCTTAAAACTTTTAGTCTGCTATACGACATTAGGATGAAATCGCCAGCACTAGATATCAAAGAAGGTGTCTTTTATAATGGAATTCCCAATTATAGCATCAAGGTCAATAAAAAATTGGATGATATCCGTTTGCAGGATGTTATTATCTATGATCATTCTAGTGGGCAAGGTAATTTGAGTGTGATTATGGCTGATTCTGGTAGGATGGAACCTTATTTCAATGACCGCTACATGAAGCTGACGCTGTTTCAGGGAAACAGCTATAATGAAGATAAATCTCAAAGGGGTATTAGGGGAAAGCCGGTTCCTTTTACGAGGACTAAATTTGACAAAAATGAAATAGTCTTCAGTTTGGATGCATTTGAAATGGACAGGACCCCGGAAAACTTATGGTCTTCCAATAGGTCCATAAAGAACATACGTGAGATAAAAATGGATGTAGATTCTATGTCCAATCAACTCGTGAATTACCAATATTATAATTATGCACAGTTAAAGTCTGCTTATTCTTTTTTTAGTAAGCAAAGGGATATTCAGATTCCAGAGGATCTTAAGAGAAAAAAAGCAAAAATAGACTCGCTTAAGGATATTGAATTCAAAAGAAAGATGGCTAGGGAAGAGGAGCTGGCAGGAATGAATAATGTTACGAGATATGTGGAAGAGGAAGAGAATAATGAGGCTGTTAAAGATATTGAATCCCAAGCGAAGATAGATAGTGGCAAAAATGTGACTATTGCTTCAAATGAGATAGAAAAGCCAATTTCAGTTACCAAGGATAGCTTGTCCAAAGGATCTGTCAATGGTTTAGCGAATACGACAAACACCAATAAATTGACCGAGCAGCAAGAAGCGGAGGCGGATACAGTTGCATTTAATAGGGCCAGGAAACTTATGGCTGATAAGAAGAAAGATGAAGAGGATGCAAAAACGGCTTATTTGAATTTTTCCGAAAGGCAAGTGGCCAAGATAGATTCAGTTTTGGAAAACGGACATTATAAATCACGGGCGGCCACGATGAGTTTGCAAAGTGCCAGGACAATTAGGAATAATTTTAGTAGTAATATGGCCAATGTGGATGGGCTTGCCCGAGAGAAGAGGCGATTTGAGATAGCGTGGTATCAAAAATATACACAGGCCTTTGCCTGTATGGTGATGTTTATGATAGGTGCTCCCTTAGGGGCAATAATCAAAAAAGGAGGCTTGGGTATGCCGGTACTCTTGTCCATTATTTTCTTTATCCTCTTTTATATGTTGAATTTGACAGGAGAGAAGTGGGCAAAAGAGGGGATGGCTGATCCTTTGTTCGGAAGTTGGTTTGCCAATATCGCCTTGATTCCTGCAGGTATTTTCTTCTTAAGGCAAGCGAGGAAAGACGCCAGGTTGTTTGAAGCGGATGCCTATTATGCTGCTTTTCAGAAAATCAAAGAGCGCTTTAAGCTAAATAGGCGTAAAAAACTCTAA
- a CDS encoding START-like domain-containing protein yields MVKNKFVADYQVNTSKKIIFPYLSTASGLSEWFADDVTIDADKNFNFVYDGLDHYARIAAIRSNHGVKFEFFDPAMPDEEDHSYVEFRLDENELTQTLFLKVIDYSDSYDDSEQEEIWEGLVSTLKEIIGG; encoded by the coding sequence ATGGTTAAGAATAAGTTTGTTGCTGACTATCAGGTGAATACTTCCAAAAAGATTATTTTCCCCTATTTAAGTACTGCTAGTGGACTTTCCGAGTGGTTTGCAGATGACGTGACCATTGATGCAGATAAGAATTTTAATTTTGTTTATGATGGCTTAGATCATTATGCGAGGATAGCTGCTATTCGTTCAAACCATGGTGTGAAGTTCGAGTTTTTCGATCCTGCAATGCCTGATGAAGAGGACCATTCCTATGTTGAGTTCAGGTTGGATGAGAATGAACTTACCCAGACCTTGTTTTTGAAGGTAATAGACTATAGTGATTCTTATGATGATAGTGAACAAGAGGAAATTTGGGAGGGCTTAGTTTCTACTTTAAAGGAAATAATTGGTGGATAA
- a CDS encoding GIY-YIG nuclease family protein: MDELFTVYVLFTKSSGKTYTGMTSNLTYRFHSHNTFAKKGFTTRYRPWTVIHTEIFFSKPKALQREKELKTGNGRIWIKTNILPKYL, translated from the coding sequence ATGGATGAACTTTTCACTGTTTATGTTTTATTCACTAAATCTTCTGGTAAAACTTATACTGGAATGACCTCAAACCTTACCTATAGGTTCCATTCACATAACACCTTTGCCAAAAAAGGTTTCACTACTAGATACAGACCTTGGACAGTTATTCATACTGAAATCTTTTTCTCTAAACCAAAAGCCCTCCAAAGAGAAAAGGAACTTAAAACTGGTAATGGAAGAATTTGGATCAAAACAAATATCCTACCCAAATATCTATAA
- the rplT gene encoding 50S ribosomal protein L20 — protein sequence MPRSVNAVASRARRKKVLKATRGYFGRGSNVWTVAKNKYEKGLQYAYRDRKAKKREFRKLWIQRINAGAREHGISYSQFMGLLKKAEVELNRKVLADLAMNHPEAFKAVVEKVK from the coding sequence ATGCCTAGATCAGTAAACGCGGTAGCGTCAAGAGCAAGAAGAAAAAAAGTATTAAAAGCTACAAGAGGTTACTTCGGAAGAGGTAGCAATGTATGGACTGTAGCAAAAAACAAGTACGAAAAAGGTTTACAGTACGCGTACAGGGATAGAAAAGCTAAGAAGAGAGAATTCAGAAAGCTTTGGATCCAGCGTATCAATGCCGGTGCCAGAGAACATGGCATTTCTTATTCACAATTCATGGGTCTGCTCAAGAAAGCAGAAGTTGAGCTAAACAGAAAAGTTTTGGCTGACCTTGCCATGAATCATCCAGAGGCATTCAAAGCTGTTGTTGAAAAAGTAAAGTAA
- the rpmI gene encoding 50S ribosomal protein L35 translates to MPKVKTKSSAKKRFKLTGSGKIRRKHAYKSHILTKKETKRKRNLTKMGEVHESDVNRVKDMLRI, encoded by the coding sequence ATGCCTAAAGTAAAAACTAAATCAAGTGCAAAAAAGAGATTCAAATTAACTGGATCTGGAAAGATTAGAAGGAAACATGCTTACAAAAGCCACATCCTGACTAAGAAGGAAACCAAAAGAAAGAGAAATCTTACTAAAATGGGTGAAGTTCATGAGTCTGATGTGAACAGAGTAAAAGACATGTTGAGAATCTGA
- the infC gene encoding translation initiation factor IF-3, which translates to MRGRKPFRPRQEEPYKVNSKIRAREVRVVGDFVEGGNAVLPTDEAIKIAKEQDLDLVEISPNANPPVCKVIDYAKFKYEQKKKQKEIKANAAKTVLKEIRFGPNTDDHDFAFKLKHAINFLKDGAKVKAYVHFVGRSIVFKERGEMLLLKFAQALEEYGHVEQLPKMEGKRMNMFVAPKTSKK; encoded by the coding sequence TTGAGAGGAAGAAAACCGTTTAGACCGAGACAAGAAGAGCCTTATAAAGTAAATTCAAAAATCCGAGCGCGTGAAGTAAGGGTAGTTGGTGACTTTGTAGAAGGAGGAAATGCCGTCCTTCCTACGGATGAAGCTATCAAGATCGCCAAGGAGCAGGACCTTGATCTCGTAGAAATTTCTCCTAATGCTAATCCACCTGTATGTAAGGTGATTGATTATGCGAAGTTCAAATATGAACAGAAAAAGAAGCAGAAGGAAATCAAAGCCAATGCTGCCAAAACTGTTCTTAAAGAAATCCGGTTCGGACCTAATACGGACGATCATGATTTTGCTTTTAAACTAAAGCATGCCATCAACTTCCTTAAGGATGGAGCCAAAGTAAAGGCCTATGTGCACTTTGTTGGTAGATCGATTGTCTTTAAGGAAAGAGGAGAGATGTTGTTATTGAAATTCGCGCAGGCATTGGAAGAATACGGTCATGTGGAGCAACTTCCTAAAATGGAAGGTAAAAGAATGAATATGTTTGTTGCTCCCAAAACCAGTAAGAAATAA
- the thrS gene encoding threonine--tRNA ligase, with translation MSNNLINITLPDGAVKEYEKGTTGLQIALSISEGLARNVLAAKVNGEVWDATRPINNDAEVALLTWNDKDGKSTFWHSSAHLLAEALEALYPGVKFGIGPSIETGFYYDVDFGDKQIDGAELETIEKKMVELARQKNEYIRKDISKSDAIAYFKEKGDEYKLDLIDRLEDGTITFYEQGNFVDLCRGPHVPNTGFIKAVKLLNVAGAYWKGDENNKMLTRIYGVSFPKAKELTEYLKMLEEAKKRDHRKLGRELELFTFSEKVGMGLPLWLPKGTLLRERLVSFLKKAQDKSGYQQVITPHIGHKVLYETSGHYEKYGKDSFQPIATPHEGEEFLLKPMNCPHHCEIYKHKPRSYKDLPIRYAEFGTVYRYEQSGELHGLTRVRGFTQDDAHIFCRPDQVKEEFIKVIDLVLYVFKALGFDDYTAQISLRDPDNKDKYIGGDEAWNKAEAAIVEAAAEKGLDTVTELGEAAFYGPKLDFMVKDALGRSWQLGTIQVDYQLPDRFQLEYVGSDNQKHRPVMIHRAPFGSLERFVAVLIEHCAGNFPLWLSPEQINILPISEKFIDYANTIHQLLDENDIAGSIDNRDEKIGRKIRDSEVKKVPFMLIVGEKEEAEGKVSVRKHGEGDLGSFTPEEFVKYFKNIISESLSK, from the coding sequence ATGTCTAATAACTTAATTAACATTACGCTGCCTGATGGGGCAGTGAAAGAGTACGAAAAAGGAACTACCGGCTTACAAATCGCGCTTAGTATCAGTGAGGGATTAGCTAGGAACGTCCTTGCCGCTAAAGTAAATGGAGAGGTTTGGGATGCTACCAGGCCAATCAACAATGATGCTGAGGTGGCATTACTGACCTGGAATGACAAAGATGGTAAATCTACTTTTTGGCATTCTTCTGCCCACCTTTTGGCTGAGGCTTTAGAGGCTTTGTACCCTGGAGTGAAATTTGGAATCGGGCCATCCATTGAGACGGGCTTTTACTACGATGTAGATTTTGGTGATAAGCAGATTGATGGTGCAGAGTTGGAAACCATTGAGAAAAAAATGGTTGAGCTTGCCCGCCAAAAAAATGAATATATCAGGAAGGATATTTCAAAAAGTGATGCCATTGCCTATTTTAAAGAAAAGGGCGATGAATATAAACTGGACCTGATCGATAGATTAGAAGATGGTACCATTACATTTTATGAGCAAGGTAATTTTGTAGACCTTTGTCGTGGCCCACATGTACCTAATACTGGTTTTATTAAGGCTGTAAAGTTACTTAATGTGGCTGGAGCTTATTGGAAAGGGGATGAGAATAATAAAATGCTTACCAGAATCTATGGCGTTTCTTTTCCGAAAGCTAAAGAACTTACTGAGTACCTTAAGATGCTTGAGGAAGCTAAAAAGCGTGATCATAGAAAATTGGGCAGGGAACTGGAACTGTTTACCTTCTCTGAAAAGGTGGGCATGGGCTTACCTTTATGGTTGCCAAAAGGCACGCTGTTAAGAGAACGTTTGGTGAGCTTTTTGAAGAAAGCCCAGGATAAATCAGGATATCAGCAAGTAATTACTCCACATATTGGTCATAAGGTTCTATATGAAACTTCTGGTCATTATGAGAAATATGGTAAGGATTCCTTCCAGCCGATTGCTACTCCTCATGAGGGAGAGGAATTCTTACTGAAACCAATGAACTGTCCTCACCATTGTGAGATATATAAGCATAAGCCTAGATCTTATAAGGACCTACCCATTCGATATGCTGAGTTTGGTACAGTGTATAGGTATGAGCAAAGTGGGGAATTACATGGTTTGACCAGGGTAAGAGGCTTCACTCAGGATGATGCCCATATTTTCTGTCGTCCAGATCAGGTAAAAGAAGAGTTTATCAAGGTGATTGATTTGGTACTTTATGTATTTAAGGCTTTGGGATTTGATGATTATACTGCTCAGATTTCCTTAAGAGATCCTGATAACAAAGATAAGTATATCGGTGGAGACGAGGCTTGGAACAAAGCTGAGGCTGCCATTGTGGAAGCAGCTGCTGAAAAGGGCCTTGATACAGTTACAGAATTAGGCGAAGCCGCTTTCTATGGTCCAAAGCTGGACTTTATGGTAAAAGATGCCTTAGGAAGAAGCTGGCAGTTGGGTACTATTCAAGTAGATTATCAATTGCCAGATAGATTCCAATTGGAGTATGTAGGTTCAGATAACCAAAAGCACCGTCCAGTGATGATTCACAGGGCTCCTTTTGGTTCCTTGGAAAGATTTGTAGCGGTGCTTATTGAGCACTGTGCTGGTAATTTTCCACTGTGGTTGTCACCAGAGCAGATTAATATTTTGCCAATTTCTGAGAAATTTATTGATTACGCCAATACTATCCATCAATTGCTTGATGAGAATGATATTGCTGGTTCTATTGATAATCGCGATGAGAAAATTGGCAGAAAGATACGGGACTCAGAAGTTAAAAAAGTGCCTTTTATGCTAATTGTAGGGGAAAAAGAAGAAGCAGAAGGCAAAGTGTCTGTGCGTAAGCATGGTGAAGGTGACTTGGGTAGTTTTACTCCGGAGGAGTTTGTGAAGTACTTCAAAAATATTATTTCGGAATCCCTAAGTAAATAA
- a CDS encoding TrmH family RNA methyltransferase, with the protein MGKENPDKALMAYLEQYITDHKKTKMEEVLALRSRFFTVVLEDIYKPHNASAVIRTCDCFGVQDIHIIEKSTTYHINPYVVRGAAQWVDIHRYVESPTVSAVDSCFSALREKGYKILATSPHGKSMPLSEVKTDEKIALVFGNEHAGVSDEVIEKSDGLVHIPMTGFTESFNISVSASVCLYDLHQKIANKRPDDFYLDEAEKEVLRLEWYKSVVKNSDIHIKQFYQSDEKR; encoded by the coding sequence ATGGGGAAAGAAAATCCTGATAAGGCATTGATGGCCTATTTGGAGCAATATATCACTGACCATAAAAAGACCAAGATGGAAGAAGTCTTGGCCCTAAGGTCGAGATTTTTCACCGTTGTATTGGAGGATATTTACAAACCTCACAATGCCAGCGCTGTAATCAGGACCTGCGATTGTTTTGGAGTGCAGGATATACATATCATAGAAAAATCGACCACCTATCATATCAATCCTTATGTAGTGAGAGGAGCTGCTCAATGGGTGGATATTCATCGATATGTAGAAAGCCCTACTGTATCTGCCGTGGATAGTTGTTTTTCAGCATTGAGGGAAAAAGGCTATAAAATATTGGCTACCTCTCCACATGGTAAAAGCATGCCTTTAAGTGAAGTGAAAACGGATGAAAAGATAGCTTTGGTTTTTGGGAATGAGCATGCCGGGGTGAGTGATGAAGTTATTGAGAAAAGTGACGGTTTGGTCCATATTCCCATGACTGGTTTTACGGAAAGCTTTAATATTTCAGTAAGTGCTTCTGTCTGTCTTTATGATTTGCACCAAAAGATAGCTAATAAGCGTCCTGACGATTTTTATCTTGATGAAGCTGAAAAAGAAGTTTTGAGGTTGGAGTGGTATAAAAGCGTGGTGAAGAATTCCGATATTCATATAAAACAATTTTATCAATCCGACGAAAAGAGGTGA
- a CDS encoding DNA gyrase/topoisomerase IV subunit A, whose translation MSDIENNGQEENGEALHNSVPVTGMYKEWFLDYASYVILERAVPAIEDGFKPVQRRILHAMKEMDDGRFNKVANIIGQTMQYHPHGDASISDAIVNLGQKDLLIETQGNWGDIRTGDGAAAARYIEARLSKFALDVVFNPQTTEWQLSYDGRKREPLTLPVKFPLLLAQGVEGIAVGLSTKILPHNFCELIQASIDVLKGKKTNVLPDFPTGGLADFSEYNEGIRGGKVKVRAKIEEGDNKSLLIKDIPFGTTTNSIIDSIIKANDKGKIKIKKVVDNTAKDVEIQVFLASGQSPDMTIDALYAFTDCEVSISPNACVIIDDKPVFLTVNDILKRNTIQTKDLLKQELEIRRGELMEKLLFSSLEKIFIENRIYRDIEECETWEAVLETIDRGLDPYKPDFYREITQEDITRLTEIKIKRISKFDTFKADELMRKLEEELKEVNYNLENLTEFAIGYYKNLLKKYGKGRERKTEIRTFDTIEATVVAANNAKLYVNRQDGFIGHGLKKDEFVCDCSDLDDIIAFKKDGTCVVTKIQDKVFVGKDIIHVGVFRKGDERMVYNMIYLDGVSGRAMVKRFQILSVTRDREYVLTKGSKGSKVLYFTANSNGEAEIITAYLTQGSKARVKVFDFDFKEIDIKGRGAGGNILTKYPIRKIQLKMEGVSTLGGLDVYFDDAVGRLNTDERGKLIGNFISDDKIIAFYNDGSYEVTSYELTNRYDTNTLLSIEKFDPAKVVSAIYYDGASKNYYVKRFLVETSTVNKKFGFISDHKKSYLKVVSMDKQPQVKVSLKKGNEVEEVEYDLDMLIDVKGWKSVGNKLSSYPIKDIKLLEPVKKAEDKAEKEEDIEVGSTIDLNVKGDEENDDKEQLGLF comes from the coding sequence ATGAGTGATATAGAAAATAATGGTCAGGAAGAAAATGGAGAAGCCCTTCACAATTCGGTTCCAGTAACTGGAATGTACAAAGAATGGTTTCTCGATTATGCTTCTTATGTGATTTTGGAGCGTGCAGTACCAGCCATTGAAGATGGCTTTAAACCCGTACAGAGAAGGATCCTGCATGCGATGAAAGAAATGGATGATGGTCGCTTCAATAAGGTGGCCAATATCATCGGACAAACCATGCAGTACCACCCACATGGGGATGCATCCATCAGTGATGCCATTGTGAACCTGGGCCAAAAGGATCTTTTGATAGAGACTCAGGGTAACTGGGGAGATATCCGTACGGGTGATGGTGCAGCTGCAGCCAGGTACATAGAGGCAAGGCTTTCTAAATTTGCATTGGATGTCGTCTTTAATCCTCAGACTACGGAATGGCAACTTTCTTATGATGGTAGGAAAAGGGAGCCATTGACCTTGCCTGTTAAATTCCCTTTGCTCCTTGCTCAGGGGGTTGAAGGGATTGCAGTGGGGCTTTCTACCAAAATTTTACCCCATAACTTCTGTGAGCTTATCCAAGCTTCCATTGATGTTTTGAAGGGGAAAAAAACCAATGTTCTGCCAGACTTCCCAACAGGAGGTCTGGCAGATTTTTCGGAATATAATGAAGGAATCAGGGGCGGAAAGGTCAAGGTCAGGGCAAAAATTGAGGAAGGAGATAATAAAAGTCTTTTAATTAAGGATATTCCATTTGGAACAACCACTAACTCAATTATTGATTCTATTATCAAAGCCAATGATAAGGGGAAGATCAAGATCAAAAAAGTAGTGGACAATACGGCCAAGGATGTGGAGATACAGGTCTTTTTGGCTTCAGGCCAGTCTCCTGATATGACCATAGATGCCTTATATGCATTTACCGATTGTGAGGTGTCCATTTCTCCTAATGCCTGTGTGATCATTGATGACAAGCCTGTATTCCTGACCGTAAACGATATCCTGAAAAGGAATACCATCCAAACCAAGGATTTACTGAAACAAGAACTGGAGATCCGAAGGGGAGAATTGATGGAAAAACTGCTTTTCTCGTCACTTGAAAAAATATTTATTGAGAATAGGATATACCGGGATATCGAAGAGTGTGAGACTTGGGAGGCTGTGTTGGAAACCATTGATAGGGGACTGGACCCATATAAACCTGATTTCTATAGGGAAATCACCCAAGAAGATATCACCAGGCTTACCGAGATTAAGATCAAGCGAATTTCCAAATTCGATACATTTAAGGCTGACGAGCTGATGCGCAAGCTGGAAGAGGAGCTCAAAGAGGTGAACTATAACTTGGAAAACCTGACAGAATTTGCCATTGGATATTATAAAAACTTATTAAAGAAGTATGGTAAAGGAAGAGAGCGGAAAACCGAAATTCGCACCTTTGATACCATTGAAGCTACCGTAGTGGCCGCCAATAATGCCAAGCTGTATGTCAATAGGCAGGATGGATTTATTGGACATGGTCTTAAGAAGGATGAATTTGTATGTGATTGTTCCGACCTTGATGATATCATCGCATTTAAAAAAGATGGTACCTGTGTGGTTACTAAGATACAGGATAAGGTTTTTGTAGGAAAAGACATTATCCATGTAGGGGTTTTCCGTAAGGGGGATGAAAGAATGGTCTACAACATGATATATCTCGACGGAGTTTCAGGAAGAGCAATGGTGAAGCGCTTTCAGATATTGAGTGTGACCAGAGACAGGGAGTATGTGCTTACAAAAGGTTCAAAAGGCTCAAAAGTACTTTATTTCACTGCCAACAGCAATGGAGAGGCAGAGATCATCACAGCTTATTTGACCCAAGGTAGCAAGGCCAGGGTGAAGGTGTTTGATTTTGATTTTAAAGAAATAGATATCAAAGGTCGTGGAGCAGGTGGTAATATTCTTACCAAGTATCCAATTAGAAAGATCCAACTAAAGATGGAGGGGGTGTCGACCTTAGGAGGACTTGATGTTTATTTTGATGATGCTGTCGGTCGGTTGAATACTGATGAGCGAGGCAAGTTGATTGGTAATTTTATAAGTGATGATAAAATCATTGCTTTCTATAATGATGGTAGTTATGAAGTGACTTCTTATGAGTTGACCAATAGGTACGATACCAACACACTATTGTCAATTGAGAAGTTTGATCCAGCAAAAGTGGTATCTGCCATTTATTATGATGGAGCAAGTAAGAATTACTATGTAAAGCGGTTCTTAGTTGAGACCAGTACGGTTAATAAAAAGTTTGGTTTTATATCAGATCATAAAAAGTCCTATCTGAAGGTGGTTTCCATGGATAAACAGCCTCAGGTTAAGGTGAGCCTTAAGAAAGGGAATGAAGTTGAAGAAGTAGAATATGATTTGGATATGCTGATCGATGTGAAAGGATGGAAATCAGTGGGGAATAAACTATCTTCCTATCCGATCAAAGATATTAAATTATTGGAGCCTGTAAAGAAGGCTGAAGACAAAGCCGAAAAAGAAGAAGATATAGAAGTGGGCTCCACTATAGATTTAAATGTAAAGGGAGATGAGGAGAATGATGATAAGGAGCAATTAGGCTTATTCTGA